Proteins encoded by one window of Lutibacter sp. A64:
- a CDS encoding alpha/beta hydrolase family protein, with amino-acid sequence MNFIINNCKIIWINCMLFLLACPVSGRVFKAKQIKITCRIMSLLLLMINIQSWAQSSTNNSHINKLEKKAITEKDSLEKKLLTPEDYKLWSTMHSRNIFISSDARWYSYKLNYENNIDTMFVAAVKNDRKFSFPSGSNSQFSNDGKWFSCIVRDKGLAILNLKNGNLQWVKGIERFNFSKNNKFLIGVRKSMDSDTKNSSLWVMDLEQGKHEMIPGVSEYLLNPTNSNMVYIIDTEVKKAVVVRTLEKYPASHTIIENGSNSYKKLIWSSKGADLVFLEELPSKEEKQKKYKIIYYTNKGGKTKIRSLNPSMDSNTLKGMHITQTFWLDELRITDDEAAIYFNVQSQEEPENITDKDSEVPVQVWKARDKIIYPMQKFTMYNPITLAVWWPEKDKTMLLETHDLLSAALLGDQKQFLSYNSLKNAPHFSNSPKIDFYLTDMETGESNLFLKNQVNNESNMVNSSSGKYISYFKDKNWWVYDLKKKTHTNLTKNIGVGFYQREEDNAHSGAIMAYGSPGWTEQDREFIVYDKYDIWLLSPNGTSPQKLTKGRQKQIQYRIYKPTSHAFKVNTSNSEKYRFEQSTLKPSEGVLIKSIGEDMASGFSLWKRGKELKHLVYKDMYVSNMKKVHNKDGFIYLEQSFSTPPRLRYWEKGMSDHRIILETNLQQKQFQWGYSELIHYKGPDGQKLRGALFYPANYKLGEKYPMIVNIYELKSRDLHHYKNPSEFLGAGFSHTNYTADGFLVFMPDIWYQFSDPMISALNCIEAGVKAVVKKGIVEEEHIGITGHSFGGYETAFVITQTNLFATAIAGSGITDLVSFYHTMNGQYLWPQMNSVESMQFRFNDSFYENPEAYYRNSPINYASNINTPLLLMTGEEDHHVNWQQSVELYLGLRRLDKECEMLIYPGEGHVLLNPKNQVDFTRRMKKWFDKYLKPDKNQTGLNLNKN; translated from the coding sequence ATGAATTTCATAATAAACAACTGTAAAATTATTTGGATTAATTGTATGTTGTTTTTGTTAGCCTGCCCGGTATCAGGGCGGGTTTTCAAAGCAAAACAAATTAAAATAACATGTAGAATTATGAGTCTCTTACTTTTAATGATAAACATTCAAAGTTGGGCTCAATCATCTACAAATAATAGTCACATTAATAAATTGGAAAAAAAAGCAATTACTGAAAAGGATAGTTTAGAAAAGAAACTATTAACTCCCGAAGATTATAAATTGTGGAGTACAATGCATAGTAGAAATATTTTTATATCAAGCGATGCACGTTGGTACTCCTATAAACTTAACTATGAAAATAACATAGATACAATGTTTGTTGCAGCTGTTAAAAATGATAGAAAATTTAGTTTTCCCTCAGGGTCGAATTCTCAGTTTAGTAATGATGGAAAATGGTTTAGCTGTATTGTTCGGGATAAAGGATTAGCAATTTTGAATTTAAAAAATGGCAATCTGCAATGGGTTAAAGGTATTGAAAGGTTTAATTTTTCTAAGAATAACAAGTTTTTGATAGGTGTTAGAAAGAGTATGGATTCCGATACGAAGAATTCAAGTTTATGGGTGATGGATCTGGAGCAAGGAAAACATGAGATGATTCCAGGAGTAAGTGAATACCTGTTAAACCCCACGAATTCTAATATGGTATATATAATAGATACAGAAGTAAAAAAAGCAGTTGTAGTGCGTACGTTGGAAAAATATCCTGCTTCACATACAATTATAGAGAATGGTTCGAACAGCTATAAAAAATTAATTTGGAGTTCAAAAGGAGCTGATTTGGTTTTTTTAGAGGAGTTGCCATCAAAAGAGGAAAAGCAAAAAAAATATAAGATTATCTATTATACGAATAAAGGAGGCAAGACAAAAATAAGAAGTTTGAATCCTTCTATGGATAGTAACACATTAAAGGGGATGCATATAACTCAAACATTTTGGTTAGATGAGCTAAGAATAACAGATGATGAAGCTGCAATTTATTTTAATGTACAGAGTCAGGAGGAACCCGAAAACATAACAGATAAAGATTCAGAGGTTCCTGTTCAGGTTTGGAAGGCAAGGGATAAAATTATTTATCCAATGCAAAAGTTCACGATGTATAACCCTATAACATTAGCAGTTTGGTGGCCAGAGAAAGATAAAACAATGCTTTTGGAAACCCATGACCTACTTTCAGCAGCACTATTAGGAGATCAAAAACAGTTTTTGTCTTATAATTCTTTAAAAAATGCACCACATTTTAGCAACTCACCAAAAATAGATTTCTATCTCACTGATATGGAAACTGGGGAAAGCAATCTTTTTTTAAAGAATCAAGTAAATAACGAGTCTAATATGGTTAATTCATCCAGTGGAAAGTATATTAGTTATTTCAAAGACAAGAATTGGTGGGTTTATGATTTGAAAAAAAAGACGCATACAAATCTTACCAAGAATATAGGAGTTGGATTCTATCAAAGAGAAGAAGACAATGCCCATTCTGGTGCGATTATGGCTTATGGTTCTCCAGGATGGACAGAGCAAGACAGAGAATTTATAGTTTATGATAAATATGATATTTGGTTGCTTTCTCCAAATGGTACGTCCCCTCAAAAACTGACAAAAGGAAGGCAAAAACAGATACAATATAGAATATATAAACCAACTTCTCATGCATTTAAAGTCAACACATCTAATAGTGAAAAATATAGATTTGAACAGAGTACGCTCAAACCATCTGAAGGCGTTTTAATTAAATCCATAGGTGAAGATATGGCGTCAGGATTTAGTCTTTGGAAGCGAGGAAAAGAACTAAAACATCTGGTTTATAAAGATATGTATGTAAGCAATATGAAAAAAGTCCACAACAAGGACGGATTCATATATCTAGAACAATCATTTAGCACGCCTCCTAGATTACGATATTGGGAAAAGGGCATGTCTGACCATAGAATTATATTGGAGACCAATTTACAACAAAAGCAATTTCAATGGGGTTATTCAGAATTGATTCATTACAAAGGGCCAGATGGTCAAAAACTACGCGGCGCTTTGTTTTATCCTGCGAATTATAAATTGGGGGAAAAATACCCCATGATTGTTAATATATATGAACTAAAATCGAGAGACTTGCACCACTATAAGAATCCTTCAGAGTTTTTAGGAGCTGGATTTAGCCATACAAATTATACTGCAGACGGGTTTTTGGTGTTTATGCCAGATATTTGGTATCAATTTAGTGACCCGATGATCTCTGCTCTAAATTGTATAGAGGCAGGTGTGAAAGCGGTAGTCAAAAAAGGGATTGTAGAAGAAGAGCATATTGGCATAACTGGCCATTCCTTTGGAGGATATGAAACTGCATTTGTTATTACGCAAACCAATTTGTTCGCAACAGCAATAGCTGGTTCTGGAATAACGGATCTTGTAAGTTTTTATCATACCATGAATGGTCAGTATTTATGGCCACAAATGAATTCGGTTGAAAGTATGCAATTCCGTTTTAATGATTCTTTTTATGAGAATCCAGAAGCTTACTACCGTAATTCTCCAATAAATTATGCCTCAAATATTAATACACCATTATTGTTAATGACAGGAGAGGAAGATCATCATGTAAATTGGCAACAAAGCGTTGAATTGTATTTAGGTTTACGCCGTTTAGATAAAGAATGTGAGATGTTAATATATCCAGGTGAAGGTCATGTATTGTTGAATCCTAAAAATCAGGTGGATTTCACAAGGCGAATGAAAAAATGGTTTGATAAATATTTGAAACCAGATAAAAATCAGACTGGTTTGAATCTCAATAAAAATTAA
- a CDS encoding MauE/DoxX family redox-associated membrane protein, which translates to MKFCFRKNIILAICYLYVLMLVYAATSKLLDFETFKIQLGQSPLLSSFTDWIAIIVPASEFSIAALLLIPRFRFIGLFTSYLLMVLFTAYIYIILNYSAFVPCSCGGILEKMTWNQHLVFNIIFIVFAIIAFLLTTEHPQFFKHKNLKL; encoded by the coding sequence ATGAAATTTTGCTTTAGAAAAAATATAATACTTGCCATTTGTTATTTGTATGTTCTTATGCTTGTATATGCTGCAACAAGTAAATTGTTAGATTTTGAGACCTTCAAAATTCAATTAGGGCAATCACCTCTATTAAGTTCATTTACAGATTGGATTGCTATAATAGTTCCTGCTTCTGAATTTAGTATAGCTGCACTATTGCTTATTCCACGGTTTCGGTTTATTGGTTTGTTTACGTCATACTTATTAATGGTGTTATTTACAGCTTATATCTACATTATATTAAACTACAGCGCCTTTGTTCCCTGCTCTTGTGGAGGAATACTGGAAAAAATGACGTGGAACCAACATCTAGTTTTTAATATCATATTTATTGTCTTTGCAATAATTGCCTTTCTACTAACAACAGAACATCCCCAATTTTTTAAACATAAAAATCTGAAATTATGA
- a CDS encoding helix-turn-helix domain-containing protein → MDSDLNQIRFEKIYQMLLLMGKGNFTHRIKQSGEDDNLEIITVLVNMLAEELNGLISHKGYVNPHHSSKYLVQNSFILDSNFIIKSFNSDVFNNLGYTPEDLINTQFSSILTKESLQVWNHIKEDLRRNFIQASAQQLTYITKKQLHKPSFCNISRLFHNNDILISSVCNIVEETSLPAKLISSTDTIKPAGLYRLSDVQLIQSVYDYILNNLDKPLPTIKELSRMFGTNEYKLKYGFKYLFKTSIYKFYNNKRLQRAHLLIQQTTIPLKEIASKCGFSTYPNFSKAFKKLFGYSPNNVSRKYTDFTNP, encoded by the coding sequence ATGGATTCAGATTTAAATCAAATTCGTTTTGAAAAAATTTATCAAATGTTACTTCTGATGGGTAAAGGAAATTTTACACATCGGATTAAACAATCAGGAGAAGATGATAATCTTGAAATTATAACTGTTTTAGTTAATATGTTAGCTGAAGAGTTGAATGGTTTAATCTCACATAAAGGATATGTTAACCCACATCATTCTAGCAAATACCTTGTTCAAAATTCTTTTATTTTAGATTCAAATTTTATCATTAAAAGTTTCAATTCAGATGTCTTCAATAATTTAGGATATACCCCTGAAGACTTAATAAATACTCAATTTTCCTCAATCTTAACGAAAGAATCTCTTCAGGTATGGAATCACATAAAAGAAGATTTACGACGAAATTTTATACAAGCATCCGCTCAACAACTAACTTACATCACAAAAAAACAGTTACACAAACCATCATTTTGCAATATCTCTCGGCTTTTTCATAATAATGATATTCTGATTAGTTCAGTGTGCAATATCGTTGAAGAAACTAGCCTCCCAGCCAAACTAATTTCATCAACAGACACTATTAAACCAGCAGGACTGTACCGCTTATCAGATGTACAATTGATACAGAGCGTTTATGACTATATTTTAAATAATTTGGACAAACCACTTCCAACCATAAAAGAATTATCACGTATGTTTGGAACAAATGAATACAAACTCAAGTATGGATTTAAATACTTATTTAAAACGAGTATTTACAAATTTTATAATAATAAAAGACTACAAAGAGCCCATTTGTTAATTCAACAAACAACAATTCCTCTTAAAGAAATTGCTTCTAAGTGTGGTTTTTCTACATATCCTAATTTTTCTAAAGCCTTTAAAAAGTTATTTGGCTATTCCCCTAACAATGTTTCGAGAAAATATACTGATTTTACCAATCCATAA
- a CDS encoding DUF7793 family protein produces MEHELFENKFAKFWISDQILFFEYKQDVVIDLAAAQCIVADRIQFQNEISYPIFCDVRGIKNIDKTARDYLAQSGSVLTKAVSFLVDKRVLKAMTTFYVTISKPTVPSQMFDDTTKALEFLSNYS; encoded by the coding sequence ATGGAACACGAATTATTTGAAAATAAATTTGCCAAATTTTGGATTAGTGATCAAATCCTTTTTTTTGAATATAAACAGGATGTAGTCATTGATTTAGCCGCTGCTCAATGTATCGTTGCTGATCGAATTCAATTCCAAAATGAAATTTCTTATCCTATTTTTTGTGATGTTAGAGGAATTAAAAACATCGATAAAACTGCTAGAGATTATTTAGCACAATCTGGATCAGTGTTAACCAAGGCTGTTAGTTTCCTTGTTGATAAAAGAGTTTTAAAGGCAATGACAACATTCTATGTTACTATCAGTAAGCCTACTGTTCCCTCTCAAATGTTTGATGATACAACTAAAGCATTAGAATTCCTTTCAAACTATAGTTAA
- a CDS encoding aminotransferase class I/II-fold pyridoxal phosphate-dependent enzyme, producing MAKIKSNNFLDTVNDVFIDARKAGVIHLYAEDESFSGRTLQIHNKKLFHFGTTGYLGLEQDARLKKAAINAITKYGTQFPLSKSYISHPLYNILEQLIREMYGTNIIITKNSTLGHLGVIPSAVNDQDAIILDHQVHWSVQSAAKTLKSRSVTIEMIRHNNLQMLEDKIKALSSKHKRIWYMVDGIYSMYGDYAPIKELLELCNKYPQLFLYCDDVHGMSWIGKKGTGFVLSQLNELPENILIFGTLSKTFGASGAFLACSDTKMYQRIKTFGGPLTFSAQLEPASVGAAIASARIHLSPEIYTLQSELKDRIDLFNDLLSHTDLPLVHENNSPVFYIGTGMPKTGYNFVNRLMNEGFFVNLGLFPAVPVKNTGVRITISRHNQKEEIKSLVEAMVYHFPKALADTNTTKKSVFSAFKIATPSLTDTESLSTLSVQMVDTIKKIQKEEWNALLGKHGIFDWDGLLFLENVFNNNAAKEHNWKFYYFIIRDAKNKPILATFFTFNIWKEDMLASEKVSIKLEAQRVKNPYLYTSYVLSMGSLFTEGQHYYFDKTHPKSKLAFNMMFQKLEGLDVEFNPSMLVLRDFEIDADLNQKFHQQGFIKTNMPDSCIIENLAWKSTDEYIATLSSRNRRHFRKDILPFESCFEITIKSELNSQELFDLYELYENVRKNNRGLNTFSFPIKMLKNMSNHPNWEFIILSLKKELNSQNNHPVGVMFCYKNGNYSYTPAFVGLNYKYLKKYQIYRQLLFQTIKRAGELHFKNINFGMTAAFEKKKLGAKITSKIAYIQAKDNFSMEMMDAISNEDSY from the coding sequence ATGGCAAAAATTAAATCAAATAATTTTTTAGATACAGTAAACGACGTTTTTATTGATGCGAGGAAAGCAGGAGTAATACACTTGTATGCCGAAGATGAATCATTCTCAGGAAGAACATTGCAAATACATAATAAAAAATTATTTCATTTTGGAACAACGGGGTATTTGGGATTGGAGCAAGATGCTCGATTAAAAAAAGCTGCAATTAATGCTATAACAAAATATGGAACGCAATTTCCACTTTCCAAATCTTATATTTCTCATCCATTATATAATATATTAGAACAACTAATAAGAGAAATGTATGGGACTAATATTATTATCACCAAAAATAGCACATTAGGGCACCTTGGGGTTATTCCAAGTGCAGTAAATGATCAAGATGCAATTATATTGGATCATCAAGTTCATTGGAGTGTGCAGAGTGCAGCCAAAACATTGAAGTCTAGAAGTGTTACTATAGAAATGATTCGACATAATAACTTGCAGATGTTGGAAGATAAAATTAAAGCCTTGTCTTCAAAGCATAAAAGAATATGGTATATGGTTGACGGTATTTATTCTATGTATGGAGATTATGCACCTATCAAAGAATTATTAGAATTATGCAATAAATACCCTCAATTATTTTTGTATTGTGATGATGTGCACGGAATGAGTTGGATAGGGAAGAAAGGGACAGGTTTTGTACTTAGTCAACTAAATGAACTCCCAGAAAATATATTAATTTTTGGGACTCTTAGTAAAACTTTTGGGGCTAGTGGTGCTTTTTTAGCGTGTTCTGATACTAAAATGTATCAACGTATTAAAACCTTTGGAGGGCCACTAACTTTTTCTGCACAATTAGAACCAGCTTCAGTTGGTGCAGCTATAGCTTCTGCTAGAATTCACTTATCTCCTGAAATCTATACGCTTCAATCAGAATTAAAAGATCGCATTGATCTATTTAATGATTTACTGAGTCATACAGACTTACCATTGGTACATGAAAATAATTCCCCCGTTTTTTATATTGGGACTGGAATGCCAAAAACAGGGTACAATTTTGTTAATAGATTGATGAATGAAGGCTTTTTTGTAAATTTAGGACTTTTTCCAGCAGTACCTGTAAAAAATACGGGTGTGCGCATCACTATTTCAAGGCATAACCAGAAAGAGGAAATAAAAAGTTTGGTAGAAGCAATGGTTTATCATTTTCCAAAAGCTCTAGCTGATACCAATACGACTAAAAAAAGTGTATTTAGCGCATTTAAAATAGCAACTCCATCATTAACTGATACTGAAAGTTTAAGTACATTATCTGTTCAAATGGTAGATACGATTAAGAAAATTCAAAAAGAAGAATGGAACGCATTGTTGGGGAAACATGGTATATTTGATTGGGATGGATTATTGTTTTTAGAAAATGTTTTTAACAATAATGCAGCAAAAGAGCATAATTGGAAGTTTTACTATTTTATAATTAGAGATGCTAAAAACAAACCAATTTTAGCTACTTTTTTTACGTTTAATATTTGGAAGGAAGACATGCTTGCATCAGAAAAGGTTTCTATCAAATTAGAAGCACAAAGAGTGAAAAATCCATATTTATATACCTCCTATGTACTTAGTATGGGATCTCTTTTTACTGAAGGTCAACATTATTATTTTGATAAAACCCATCCCAAAAGTAAGCTCGCTTTTAATATGATGTTTCAAAAATTAGAAGGATTGGATGTCGAGTTCAACCCATCTATGTTAGTGTTACGGGATTTTGAAATTGATGCTGATTTAAATCAAAAATTTCATCAACAAGGTTTTATAAAAACAAATATGCCAGATTCTTGTATTATTGAGAATTTAGCGTGGAAGAGTACAGATGAGTATATAGCTACCTTATCATCAAGAAATCGCAGACATTTTAGAAAAGATATATTGCCCTTTGAATCCTGTTTTGAAATAACAATCAAATCAGAATTGAATTCTCAAGAATTATTTGATTTATATGAGCTGTATGAAAATGTACGAAAGAACAATCGTGGGTTAAATACGTTTTCATTTCCAATAAAAATGCTTAAAAATATGTCAAATCATCCAAACTGGGAATTTATTATTCTAAGTCTTAAAAAGGAGTTAAACTCACAAAACAATCATCCCGTAGGTGTTATGTTTTGTTATAAAAATGGAAATTATTCATATACTCCAGCTTTTGTAGGATTAAATTATAAATATTTGAAAAAGTATCAAATTTATCGTCAGTTATTATTTCAAACCATAAAAAGAGCTGGTGAGCTACATTTTAAAAATATAAATTTTGGAATGACAGCTGCTTTTGAAAAGAAAAAATTAGGTGCTAAAATCACATCTAAAATAGCCTATATTCAAGCAAAAGATAACTTTTCAATGGAAATGATGGATGCCATTAGTAATGAAGATTCGTATTAA
- a CDS encoding RteC domain-containing protein: protein MFYNSIISELDKKLEVLETENDDSLYKSEVGITYTENSIKRLQKLVIDNGFKNLKSEIYFFKHVKPLVFSKLIYYVKLINIESKRPRSRSKSQINYLNNHIDKLQIYFNDNLEFYHYYRRGATFLDEQYFVRGKADLRLHPDSFHFFTDDQFSTSQDITVATIMAYDMLIVYLQQEIEKLENKTETVISKSMKKQSKLFWTGSKTDLIELIYALQCSGMVNSGTVDIKELASVFEQIFNVELGNYYHTFIEIRSRKCNTTKFLDKMKESLLKRIIELDE, encoded by the coding sequence ATGTTTTATAATAGTATCATATCAGAATTAGATAAAAAGCTTGAAGTTTTAGAAACGGAAAATGATGATTCCCTTTATAAATCTGAAGTAGGAATAACCTATACAGAAAATAGTATTAAAAGGTTGCAAAAACTAGTTATTGATAATGGTTTTAAAAATTTAAAATCAGAAATTTATTTCTTTAAGCATGTTAAACCTTTAGTATTTAGTAAGTTGATATATTATGTTAAACTTATTAATATTGAAAGTAAGAGGCCAAGAAGTCGTTCAAAATCCCAAATAAATTACCTCAATAATCATATAGATAAATTACAAATCTATTTTAATGATAACTTAGAGTTTTATCATTATTACCGAAGAGGGGCAACATTTTTAGATGAACAATATTTTGTCCGTGGAAAAGCTGATTTAAGATTGCATCCCGATTCTTTTCATTTTTTTACAGATGACCAGTTTTCTACGAGTCAAGATATTACGGTTGCAACTATAATGGCTTATGATATGCTTATTGTATACCTTCAACAAGAAATAGAAAAATTAGAAAACAAAACCGAAACCGTGATATCAAAATCTATGAAAAAACAATCTAAACTATTTTGGACAGGAAGTAAAACAGATCTTATTGAACTTATCTATGCACTTCAATGTAGTGGAATGGTTAATAGTGGGACTGTTGATATTAAAGAGTTAGCATCTGTATTTGAGCAAATTTTTAATGTTGAATTGGGTAATTATTATCATACTTTTATTGAAATACGCTCTCGTAAATGTAATACTACAAAGTTCTTAGATAAAATGAAAGAATCGTTGTTGAAACGGATTATAGAATTAGATGAATAG
- a CDS encoding helix-turn-helix domain-containing protein, whose translation MAATIITTEDLREFKMELLDDIKQLLQTNSGQSIKKWLKSPEVRDLLGISPGTLQNLRINGTLPYTKIGGVLYYDYQEILKVLEENRIHNKF comes from the coding sequence ATGGCAGCAACAATTATTACCACAGAAGATCTTAGAGAATTTAAAATGGAATTACTCGATGACATTAAGCAATTATTACAAACAAATAGTGGACAATCCATAAAAAAATGGCTAAAATCACCTGAAGTAAGAGATTTACTTGGAATTTCTCCAGGGACGCTACAAAACCTTAGAATTAACGGAACATTGCCTTATACTAAAATAGGAGGTGTATTGTATTATGATTATCAAGAGATTTTAAAAGTATTGGAAGAGAATCGAATTCATAATAAATTTTAG